CTTTCACCTCtgattttttctatctttgtaaattgtgaatttttatatgtaaaattttaaaaaggaaatattatagaagtctaatatttttttattaggatttttatttataattataaaatcgttttaatgaattaaaaatctatgttttatattacattttacaaaatttacaattgtgaaatataaatatatattttgtatacaatttttttatattgcttttttttattgctgttTAGTGTTTAGCAGCTGGtgttatacaattatatttaacggAGGCTcccttacataaaaattggattaaaaaaaatacaggtATTATTACCCTGATTAGAGACAATCCAAGAcgcagtttttttttgcgattatattgtttacaaaggaaaataatgttatgggaacatgaaatttataattcaatgGATTATAAAGCACCAATGTcatattttcatacatttgagGCGGAGGATTGCATGGCtgcatttaattttgcaagtGAAACTGAAGCCATTACATTAAGGTACATTAATATAAGGagccaaatttaatttatattacaagtaaatcagtttgaaaaatatgagtAAGCAGTGATAAGGAGTgatttgtgaaatatttttttattttctttttttacagaaatatactTCTTGGAAAATTAAATGCTAAACGTCAAAGAAGGCAAGAAAGGAAAGCAAAAGAAATGCAAGGTAGTAGCACTTTGCCTTGGAAGAGTCAAAGTAGCCTATCACCCTTTACTGTGACATCAGGTTCATCAAGTAATCTGTCAAATGGTGTGCCTGCTACAGCTGGTGTTAATAGAAGCGCTTCTAGCAGTTCAATGTACaaaactaaaaagaaaaaaagtgatcaaGATCTTAAGCGCAAGCTGACTAAGGACGATATTAGCCTTCCTTCTAATTTCaggtataaatttaaattttttttacattatctattaattatttaaacatgtataaacgttatttgtatttcttgtTAGACATGTGGCACACTTAGGCTGggatgtaaataataaaggtCTCGAATTGGATTCTGTAGATTCGCaattacaacaattttttaataacgctGGTGTTTCGGAATATGAACTTCAAGATAAAGGCACTCgaaagtttatttatgattttattgaaAGGAATGGAGGTATGAGTGCAGTGCAGGAAGACATTCGGCCGACATtagttaatacaaaaaatagtaatcAGCCTCCTGCTCTGCCGCAAAGGCAGGAATATCCTCCACCTGTTCCAGCGCGAACAATACCTGTGAGTTTTAACCCACATTGgtcacattaattaataatttagtaatttctaacatttttgttttttatgaaGTTTTATGAAGGCGTTTTACTTTGGAATAAACTGTAATAATTTGTCTAATGGATAAATAGCTATGTAAATAGTCATGTAATGATgctgaattttatttcaagataaTCTCGAATAATATCTTAAGGGGGCATAGCAGTTTGttaggttaaaaaaaaatcgattttttttcttgcatttTTCGACAGTTTGAACCTTCAAGAATGTGGccctaaaactttttttttttaattccaataaataaaaaagttacacaATACATTTTGTCGGGCAGTGCGCTTGCCTTTTCTGACATCCGGGCATAGCACGCGACGCGGGAGGCTCGTATAAATCGCCGTCTCTCTAAAAATCAACAAATAGAGACAGATCTTGAACAGGAGAGTTTTCTGTATGGCCCAGGAATTGATGATAATAAGTTGAATAGATTCAGTTTTACAATAGAGTAACATCGttcgaaaattttaaacgcgtttttctcaaaacca
This sequence is a window from Monomorium pharaonis isolate MP-MQ-018 chromosome 3, ASM1337386v2, whole genome shotgun sequence. Protein-coding genes within it:
- the LOC105835895 gene encoding neural Wiskott-Aldrich syndrome protein, encoding MKSGNMDKHRGTILLKPEENEQIFQLIGNRCQCLAAGVIQLYLTEAPLHKNWIKKNTGIITLIRDNPRRSFFLRLYCLQRKIMLWEHEIYNSMDYKAPMSYFHTFEAEDCMAAFNFASETEAITLRNILLGKLNAKRQRRQERKAKEMQGSSTLPWKSQSSLSPFTVTSGSSSNLSNGVPATAGVNRSASSSSMYKTKKKKSDQDLKRKLTKDDISLPSNFRHVAHLGWDVNNKGLELDSVDSQLQQFFNNAGVSEYELQDKGTRKFIYDFIERNGGMSAVQEDIRPTLVNTKNSNQPPALPQRQEYPPPVPARTIPHQIRTAPPLPPNRFNASSTLPSVPSSLSPSVSLNASSNVSVCTQNLNVHRTLPSRPPPPITSAPSLPPPPPPPPLPASASKINTNIPTPPPPPPLPDLSTNNSTINTNVTNNNNEESIIDLRPMLMESIRSGTTLKKVDKTETKPALVEDSRGELLRQIREGIELKPVRNEAKLNTVPAPRGGLADALSRALAERSRAIHSESEETTSDTTDDDEWDD